The region CCCCGGAAAGGACCCCGCTATGCGTCACGCGCTCGCCCTGACCCTGGCTGCCGCACTGCTCGGCGGCTGCGCTAGCCACAAACCTGAAGATTACAACGGTATCTGGATCAACCAGAAAGCCATCGACACCGCCGCCAAAGGCGTCAGCCTGCGCCAGGCGCTGCAAGACAACGGCCCCAATTTTGAGTGGAAGCTCAATATTGCGGCGGCCCAGGCCAGCTTCGACAATGGCTTCGAAATCGCTAAAGGCCAGCTCAAGGCTGGAGAGAAGCAGTACCAGGCTGAATTCCCTGGCGACCAGGTCGAAACCCTGGAGCTGGACGGTAATGAGCTGGTGCAAAAATCCACCCCGCCACAACGCTTCGAGAAGGCGCGCACGCCTGCGCCAATGGGAGCACGTACCGGCACTACCTTCGAGCAGGCCCTGTACAGCGCCTACATGGGTGGTGAGTGGAAAATCATTGAAGGCCCAGGCCAAGGCGCCCAGGTACGTTTTCGCGACAATGGCAGCGTTGAAGGCTTGCCCAATCTGGACCGCTACGCGCTTTGCCTGGCTGGCGACTGCGCCGACATGAGCGGCGCATACGACAGCCTGTGGCTGGAGCGCAATCAGAAAGGCGCGCCCTGGATCTTCAAACGTAACGGTGATCAGTTGGAAATTCTGCAGGCGCTCAACAGCGCTCAGCCGGATGAGAAACCGCAGCTCACTCCAGGCGCTCGCCAATGGCTGCTCGAGCGCGACTGATCGGTTAGCGCCTCAGGCTTTATCGCCCAGGATTGCGGCGTAGCCTTCCTTGAAGCTCGGGTACTGTGGCTCCCAGCCCAATGCCCGGGCACGAGCGTTACTGCAGCGCTTGCTACCGGTACGACGCACCCGCTCCTGCTCAGACCACTGCGTTACGCCCATGTATTGGCGCAACCATGCCACCACTTCGGCCAAAGGTGCTGGCGCGTCGTCCACACCGATGTAGCAATCGTCCAAGGTACGCCCCTGGGTATCGGCCTTGAGCAGAAAGGCGAGCAGACCCGCGGCATCGTCGGCGTGAATCCGATTGGCGTACAGTGGAGGCTCTTCGGTTACTCGGTATCCCTGACGCACCTGGCTCAATAGCCATTCACGCCCTGGCCCGTAAATTCCTGTAAGGCGCACAATCGAGGCCGGGATAGCGCTGGCCAGCGCCAGTTTTTCCGCCTCCAGCATGACCGTACCCGAGTAACCTTGCGGCTCGGTCGCCGACGTTTCATCGACCCACTCACCATTCTGCTGGGCATGCACACTGCTACTGGACACGAAGAGCAAGCGCCGCGGCTTTTGCTCGTTCGCTGCCAACCAACCGAGAACGTGCTGCAAGCCCTCGACATAAGCGGCCTGATACCCTGCTTCGTCGTGCTGGCTAGCTGCCGCGCAATACACCAGATAATCCGGCGCCACCTCAGGCCAGGTGTCGGGACAGCGACGGTCAAAGAGATCGGCAGCCACCCCTTTGACCCCAGTGGGCAACAGCTCGACATTGCGACGCAGGCCGCTCACTTGCCAGCCACAAGCCAGCATCTGCTTGGCCAAGCGGCTACCCACATCACCACAACCGACAATAAGAACTGATGGCGCAGACATCTCGAAACTCCGCAAATCAAAGGTCCAGCCTATCCAAACAAATCGATAGGCGGCTAGCTATGATAGAAAAAAAGTAACTTTATTACTTCTGCTAACAAGAATTACTTGCAATAATGGCCGCCCAAATTTTGTTCTCGGCCCGTCTCGAGGCCTTGAAGGACATCCAACTCTTTCTTCTTCATCAGGTCCGGCCAGCATGACACGTATTCAACCTTCCGCTTCGCCAACCACGCCGCGCGTATGGCGCGCCATTGCCGCGCTGATGTTCAGCCTGGTACTGGCCCCCGCCGTCATGGCCGATGATCCTGTCAATGCACCCGCCACACCTGCTGCCGTTGCCCCAGCTGCCGCACCCGCTGCTGCACCTGCCGCCGCGCCTGCAACTGACGGCGAACAAGCTGCAGCACCTGTCGATCCGGCTGCAGCACCGACAGTGGCCCCCGTAGACGGTCAAGTCCCGGACACCGGTGAGCAAGGCCTGGTTGAAGAAACCAGCCTGGGCATGGCCCATGACCTGTCCCCATGGGGCATGTACAAAAACGCCGACATCGTGGTCAAGATAGTCATGATCGGCTTGGCGATTGCCTCGATCATTACCTGGACCATCTGGATCGCCAAGGGCTTCGAGCTGCTGGGTGCCAAGCGTCGTCTGCGTGGCGAAATTGCCGCCCTGAAAAAGGCTACCACCCTCAAGGAAGCCAGCGATGGCGCCAACAAGGAAGGCACCCTGGCGCACCTGTTGGTCCATGATGCCCTTGATGAAATGCGCCTTTCGGCCAATACCCGCGAGAAAGAAGGCATCAAGGAACGCGTCAGCTTCCGTCTTGAGCGCCTGGTAGCGGCCAGCGGCCGCAACATGAGCAGCGGCACCGGCGTACTGGCCACCATTGGTTCGACCGCACCGTTTGTCGGTCTGTTCGGAACCGTGTGGGGCATCATGAACAGCTTCATCGGCATTGCAAAAACCCAGACCACCAACCTGGCGGTAGTAGCTCCAGGTATTGCCGAAGCCCTGCTGGCTACAGCGTTGGGCCTGGTTGCAGCGATCCCGGCCGTGGTTATCTACAACGTCTTCGCCCGCTCTATCGCTGGGTACAAAGCGCAAGTATCCGACGCTTCTGCAGAAGTGCTGCTGCTGGTCAGCCGTGATCTGGACCACCAGCCAAGTGACCGCGCCAGCGCGCCTCACATGGTGAAAGTGGGGTAAGCCATGGGCCTGCATCTTAACGAAGGTGGCGATGACCTCGCCGAGAACCACGAAATCAACGTCACACCGTTTATCGATGTGATGTTGGTCCTGCTGATCATCTTCATGGTGGCAGCGCCTCTGGCAACCGTTGATATCAAGGTCGACCTACCAGCCTCTACCGCCAAACCGGCACCGAGACCGGAGAAACCAATCTTCCTCAGCGTCAAGGCTGACCAGAATGTCTACGTCGGTGAAGAGCAGGTCCAGCGCGAGCAACTCGGCGCGCTGCTCGATGCCAAGACTAAAGGCGACAAGGACACGACGATCTTCTTCCAGGCCGACAAAGGCGTGGACTACGGCGATCTGATGGAAGTCATGAATACGCTGCGCGCGGCCGGTTACCTGAAAGTCGGTCTGGTCGGGCTTGAGACGGCAGCCAAGAAATGATCAAGACGCGGCATAAGCTGGCGCGTTACAGCAGTAGTCTGGCGATTGTGCTGGGTATCCATGCCATTGCCGTGCTGCTGACGCTCAATTGGTCGGTACCCCAAGCGATCGAATTACCGCCTGCGGCGATGATGATCGAGATGGCACCGCTGCCGGTACCTGCTCCACCACCACCGCCCAAGGTAGTGACTCCGCCTCAGCCGCCAGCGCCGGTCGAAGAATTGCCGCTGCCGAAACTGGCTGAGGCACCGAAGCCGAAGATCGCCGTTGCCAAGCAAGTCAAGCCGAAGGCCAAACCGCAGCCGCCCAAGCCTGAGAAGAAGCCTGAGCCGCCACAAGACAAGCCTACCGACGAGCAAGTGGTCGACACGCCGCCAAGCAACGCGCCAGCGCAGAAATCCGCAGCGCCTGCTCCAAGCATCGCCACCAACAGCAATGCCTTGCCAACCTGGCAGAGCGACCTGTTGCGCCACTTGGCCAAGTACAAGCGCTATCCGGAGAACGCTCGGCGCATGCGCATGGAAGGTATCAACCGTTTGCGCTTCGTAGTCGATGGCGAGGGCAAGATACTCTCCTACGCCCTGGCTGGCGGTTCGGGAAGTGCGGCACTGGACAGAGCAACCCTGGAGATGATCCGTCGTGCTCAACCCGTACCACCACCGCCCAAGGAATTGCTCAACAACGGCAGCATCGAAGTGATCGCGCCATTCGTCTACTCGCTGGATAAGCGCTGACGCATTGTTTCTGTCACAAACGGGCAACTCTGATAACGTGCGTCTATCGATTGCAGCCGCTATGCTGGGGCCGCAAATTCATGGACGCCCGTTATGACCCTCACAGAATTGCGCTACATCGTCACCCTCGCTCAAGAACAGCACTTCGGCCACGCGGCCGAGCGCTGTCATGTCAGCCAGCCGACCCTGTCGGTGGGCGTGAAAAAACTTGAGGACGAGCTCGGTGTATTGATCTTCGAGCGCAGCAAAAGCGCTGTTCGCCTGACCCCGGTTGGCGAAGGAATCGTCGCTCAGGCTCAAAAAGTTCTCGAACAGGCTCAAGGTATCCGCGAGCTGGCCCAGGCAGGCAAGAACCAACTGACCGCTCCGCTGAAAGTCGGTGCGATCTACACGGTAGGCCCGTATCTGTTCCCACACCTGATCCCGCAACTGCACCGTGTCGCACCGCAGATGCCGTTGTACATCGAAGAGAACTTCACTCACATCCTGCGCGACAAGTTGCGCAACGGTGAGCTGGACGCAGTGATCATTGCCTTGCCGTTCAACGAAGCCGATGTCCTGACCTTGCCGTTGTACGATGAACCTTTCTATGTGCTGATGCCCAGCGAACACCCCTGGACCAAGAAGCAGACCATCGATTCCAGCCTGCTCAACGACAAGAGCCTGCTGCTGTTGGGCGAAGGCCATTGCTTCCGTGACCAGGTGCTGGAAGCCTGCCCAACCCTGACCAAAGGTAGCGACGGCGCCAAGCACACCACGGTTGAGTCCAGCTCGCTGGAAACCATCCGCCATATGGTGGCCTCGGGCCTTGGTGTATCGATCCTGCCGTTGTCGGCAGTGCATAGCCATCACTATGCGCCTGGAGTGCTCGAAGTGCGCCCACTGAGCCCACCGGCACCGTTTCGCACGGTGGCGATTGCCTGGCGCGCCAGCTTTCCGCGGCCCAAGGCGATCGAGATTCTTGCCGACTCCATCCGCCTGTGCTCGGTGGCCAAGCCATCTGCGAGTCAGTAGGAAGCTGATATGCCGGAGTTGTCTCAGGTTTCGGTAACCGCACTCAAGGGTGTCGGCGAAGCCATGGCTGAAAAGCTGGCCAAGGTCGGACTGGAAAACCTTCAGGACGTACTTTTTCACTTGCCGTTGCGCTATCAGGACCGCACCCGTGTGGTCCCGATTGGCGCCCTGCGTCCTGGTCAGGATGCGGTGATCGAGGGTGTCGTCAGCGGCACGGATGTGGTGATGGGCAAGCGCCGCAGCCTACTGGTTCGCCTGGGTGACGGAACCGGCGTGCTGAGCCTGCGCTTCTACCACTTCAGCAATGCGCAGAAAGAAGGCCTCAAACGGGGTACGCACCTGCGCTGCTACGGTGAAGCCCGCCCTGGCGCATCGGGACTGGAAATCTACCACCCTGAGTACCGCGCCCTGACCGGCGACGAGCCTGCTCCGGTGGAGCAAACCCTGACGCCGATCTACCCAACCACCGAAGGCCTGACCCAGCAACGGCTGCGCCAGCTGTGCCAGCAGAGCCTGGCCATGCTCGGCCCACGCAGCCTGCCAGACTGGCTCCCGCCAGAACTGGCGCGTGACTACCAACTGGCACCCTTGGACGATGCGATCCGCTATCTGCATCATCCACCCGCCGATGCCGATGTCGATGAACTTGCCGAAGGCCAGCATTGGGCCCAGCACCGCCTGGCGTTCGAAGAGCTGTTGACCCATCAGTTGTCCCAACAACGGTTGCGCGAGAGCCTGCGCGCTCAACGCGCTCCGGCGCTGCCCAAAGCCACCCACTTGCCCGCGCAGTACCTGGCCAATCTCGGCTTCGCACCCACTGGCGCCCAGCAACGGGTCGGCAACGAGATTGCCTACGACCTTAGCCAGCCGGAACCGATGCTGCGCCTGGTCCAGGGTGATGTGGGCGCGGGCAAGACCGTAGTGGCTGCGCTGGCAGCCCTGCAGGCGCTCGAGGCCGGCTATCAAGTGGCATTGATGGCGCCCACCGAGATTCTCGCCGAGCAGCACTTCATTACTTTCAAGCGCTGGCTTGAGCCACTTGGCATCGAAGTCGCCTGGCTGGCTGGCAAACTCAAGGGCAAAGCCCGCGCCAGCGCTCTGGAGCAAATTGCCGGAGGCGCGCCAATGGTGGTGGGCACTCATGCGCTGTTTCAGGAAGAGGTGAAGTTCAAGAACCTGGCCCTGGCGATCATCGATGAACAGCACCGCTTCGGTGTTCAACAGCGCCTGGCCCTGCGACAAAAAGGCGTAGGCGGTCAGTTGTGCCCTCATCAGTTGATCATGACGGCTACACCTATCCCGCGCACCTTGGCAATGAGCGCCTATGCCGATCTGGATACCTCTATTCTCGATGAGTTGCCGCCCGGGCGCACACCGGTCAATACCGTACTGGTTGCTGACAGTCGACGTTTCGAAGTGGTCGAGCGGGTACGTGCTGCCTGCGCTGAAGGGCGTCAGGCCTATTGGGTGTGCACCCTGATCGAAGAGTCTGAAGAGCTAACCTGCCAGGCTGCCGAAACAACCTTCGAGGAGCTAGGCAGTGCTTTGGGTGAATTACGCGTCGGCTTGATCCACGGGCGTCTGAAACCTGCGGAGAAAGCCGCGATCATGGCCGAGTTCAAACAGGGCAACCTGCAATTGCTGGTCGCCACCACGGTGATCGAGGTCGGGGTGGATGTTCCCAATGCCAGTTTGATGATCATCGAAAACCCGGAGCGTCTTGGTCTTGCGCAACTCCACCAGTTGCGCGGCCGGGTGGGTCGAGGCAGTGCAGTAAGCCATTGTGTCCTGCTTTACCATCCGCCGCTTTCACAGATCGGGCGCGAGCGTCTGGGCATCATGCGTGAAACCAATGACGGCTTCATCATTGCCGAGAAAGACCTGGAGCTGCGTGGGCCTGGGGAAATGCTTGGCACTCGTCAGACTGGCCTGTTGCAGTTCAAGGTCGCCGACCTGATGCGTGACGCAGACCTGTTACCCGCAGTGAGAGACGCTGCGCAGACGCTGCTGGCGCGCTGGCCAGGTCATGTCAGCCCGTTGCTCGAGCGTTGGCTGCGACATGGGCAGCAGTACGGACAAGTGTGACGTCCGTCTCAGAATGGATCCATCTTGCGACACAAGCTGGTTATACTCTTGCGATTATAAAATTTCTGGATGCAGGCCATGACTGAAGTTGCCCTGGACACCGCAATCCCCCACGCTCCGCCTGTTATCCGGCTGCTGCTGGAAAAGCTTGGCATCGCCTATGGTGAAGTGCTGGACCATCCAAACCTGCTGCCAGAGCGCAAGGTACAGGCTGTCCTGCTCGACGACGCCGTGGGCGCGCTGATGGTGTTGTTTGCGCAAAATCAGTTGCTGGACCTCAACCGCCTGACCGAGCTGACTGGTCGCAAGCTTGCTGCCGTGCCCCTGGACCGCCTCAAGCTGATGCTCGACAAGCACGGCCTGAAGCTCCTGCCTGGCATTCCTGCGCTTACCAGCTCACCTTGCCTCTACGAGGAGAGCCTGCTCAAGCCAGAAAAGTTGCTGATTCATTCCGGCGAAGCAGGGTTGTTGCTGGAGATCGAACGTGACGATTTCAAGAAGATGCTCAGCAAAGCCAGTGCCGGCAGCTTTGGTGAGCCCCTGAGCAGTATTCGTCCGAACCTCGATCGTCCGATCGATGATCGCGACGAGATCACTCAGGCGGTCCAGGCCTTCACCGCGCGCCGTATCCAGCAACGCCTGGAAAGCACCATCGAAATTCCGCCTCTGGCTGAAACCGCGCAGAAGATCATCAAGCTACGCGTCGATCCCAACGCCACCATCGACGATATTACCGGCGTCGTCGAAACGGACCCGGCGCTGGCTGCGCAAGTGGTCAGTTGGGCTGCTTCGCCTTACTACGCCTCTCCGGGCAAGATTCGTTCAGTGGAGGACGCTATCGTCCGTGTGCTGGGCTTTGATCTGGTGATCAACCTGGCACTGGGACTCGCGCTGGGCAAAACCCTGAGCCTGCCCAAGGATCACCCACAGGACACCACGCCCTACTGGCAACAGTCGATCTACACCGCTGCCGTGATTGAAGGGCTGACCCGTGCCATGCCCCGTGCCGAGCGCCCGGAAGCCGGGCTGACCTACCTGGCCGGGCTGCTGCACAACTTCGGCTACCTGCTGCTGGCGCATGTGTTTCCGCCGCACTTCTCGCTGATCTGCCGCCATCTGGAGGTCAACCCGCACCTGTGCCACAGCTATGTCGAACAGCACCTGCTAGGCATCAGCCGCGAGCAGATTGGCGCCTGGCTGATGCGTTATTGGGATATGCCCGAAGAGCTGTCCACGGCACTACGCTTTCAGCACGACCCGTACTACGCCGGCGACCATGCCGCGTTCCCGAACCTGGTGTGCCTGGCTGTACGCCTGTTGCGCACTCGCGGCATAGGTTCGGGCCCGGATGAATCAATCCCGGACGAATTGCTGGAACGCCTGAACATATCCCGCGAAAAAGCGGCAGATGTGGTGAACAAAGTACTGGAGGCCGAAGCGCTGTTGCGCGAGCTGGCCTCGCAATTCAATCACCACTAAGCCTGTGGCCTGTCCCTGCGGGGTCAGGCCTTTTTCTTCGGCTTCAGGTACTTCATAAGCCCCTGGAACCAGATGACCAGCGCCGGGTTGCCCTTGATCTGGATGTTTTTTTCCTGAATCCCCTGCATGAATGCCAATTGCTTGTTCTTCGCTTGCAAGGTGGCAAAGCCGTAGGCCGAATCTTTGAAGGCAATGGCAAACGCCGGCTGGGGATGAGTGCCCGAGCGACTGCCGATACGCATGTCTTTGACGATGAAGTGACGTGCAACCTTGCCATCCAGCGTCTGCAGCTGGAACACCAGGTCCTTGTCGGCCAATTGTTGCTGGAACGCAGGGTTCTTGCGGCTGGCCTTGGCCATCAACAGCCCCATGGCCCAAAGGAGAAAGCGAAACTTCATTTGCGCGCCTCGGCTAAAAAGTGACTGGCGAAGCAGTTTATAGTCTCGCTATAAAAACACCATACTTTGCTACTCATTTCGCGAAGATCAAGGTAATTTGCTTTGTAACAGGGCCAATCCTGATCACAACCCGGCAATTCTAGCCTGCGCCTGAGTGCTGACAAAGGGCTTCAAACGCCGCCCGATGCCCTCGCTTAATAGCACCGCCATCAAGGTCAGGCTGCCATTTAGGCTGGCATAAAACAGCGCGCGTACCGGGTGCTCGGGCATCAACCAATAGAGGATCAACGCAGCCTGGGCCAGCGTCAGCAAGATACGAACACGCAAGCGCATGATCATGGCGATAGGAATGCTGAAGATCATCAGCAAATACCAGGCCCCCCAGGCGACCATACCAGCAGCCACGCCGCGGGCGGTGAAACCGCCAAAATTCTGTTTGTAGTAGCTGACCGCGTAATCGTTGAGCAGTACAAAGAGCACACATGCCAAGGTGTGCAGAGCGAAATTGAGCAGAAGACGGCGCCGGATCATAGGGCACCCCTGGCGTTCGAGGTCGTGCAGCGCAACATCTTGCGTCCCTCCTTGGACGTGGTCCGCTGTCTGACAGCGGTAATGAAAACGGGCACCGCGCGGGTACCCGTCTTCCAATGCAATCAATCCATGCGAGGCATCAAGGATTGACGCTGTCCTTCAGGGACTTGCCTGGCTTGAACGCAACGGTATTGCTGGCTTTGATTTTGACAGGCTCACCGGTTTGCGGGTTTTTGCCAGTGCGAGCACCGCGGTGACGTTGCAGGAAAGTGCCAAATCCGACCAGAGTCACACTGTCTTTGCGGTGCAGTGCGCCAGTGATTTCTTCGAGAACGGCGTTGAGCACGCGATTGGCTTGCTCTTTGGTGAGATCGGCCTTTTCAGCGATAGCTGCGGCGAGTTCTGGTTTGCGCATAGGTGAAGCCTCTTAGACGGTTTTTTGTTTTTATGCCGTGCTGCTCTTCGCAAGCAGCGCCCAAGGCACCGCAGGCTCTAAACTGCGGCAGACGGAAGTGAGAATGGCATGCCGTCAGAGGCCGCGCCAGTCTCTGGGCGGCCATTGTTCACGCAAACACAGGGGTAATCCGACAGAATGCAGGCCGTTTA is a window of Pseudomonas sp. DG56-2 DNA encoding:
- a CDS encoding SDR family oxidoreductase, whose translation is MSAPSVLIVGCGDVGSRLAKQMLACGWQVSGLRRNVELLPTGVKGVAADLFDRRCPDTWPEVAPDYLVYCAAASQHDEAGYQAAYVEGLQHVLGWLAANEQKPRRLLFVSSSSVHAQQNGEWVDETSATEPQGYSGTVMLEAEKLALASAIPASIVRLTGIYGPGREWLLSQVRQGYRVTEEPPLYANRIHADDAAGLLAFLLKADTQGRTLDDCYIGVDDAPAPLAEVVAWLRQYMGVTQWSEQERVRRTGSKRCSNARARALGWEPQYPSFKEGYAAILGDKA
- the exbB gene encoding tonB-system energizer ExbB — its product is MTRIQPSASPTTPRVWRAIAALMFSLVLAPAVMADDPVNAPATPAAVAPAAAPAAAPAAAPATDGEQAAAPVDPAAAPTVAPVDGQVPDTGEQGLVEETSLGMAHDLSPWGMYKNADIVVKIVMIGLAIASIITWTIWIAKGFELLGAKRRLRGEIAALKKATTLKEASDGANKEGTLAHLLVHDALDEMRLSANTREKEGIKERVSFRLERLVAASGRNMSSGTGVLATIGSTAPFVGLFGTVWGIMNSFIGIAKTQTTNLAVVAPGIAEALLATALGLVAAIPAVVIYNVFARSIAGYKAQVSDASAEVLLLVSRDLDHQPSDRASAPHMVKVG
- the exbD gene encoding TonB system transport protein ExbD, producing the protein MGLHLNEGGDDLAENHEINVTPFIDVMLVLLIIFMVAAPLATVDIKVDLPASTAKPAPRPEKPIFLSVKADQNVYVGEEQVQREQLGALLDAKTKGDKDTTIFFQADKGVDYGDLMEVMNTLRAAGYLKVGLVGLETAAKK
- a CDS encoding energy transducer TonB → MIKTRHKLARYSSSLAIVLGIHAIAVLLTLNWSVPQAIELPPAAMMIEMAPLPVPAPPPPPKVVTPPQPPAPVEELPLPKLAEAPKPKIAVAKQVKPKAKPQPPKPEKKPEPPQDKPTDEQVVDTPPSNAPAQKSAAPAPSIATNSNALPTWQSDLLRHLAKYKRYPENARRMRMEGINRLRFVVDGEGKILSYALAGGSGSAALDRATLEMIRRAQPVPPPPKELLNNGSIEVIAPFVYSLDKR
- a CDS encoding hydrogen peroxide-inducible genes activator; protein product: MTLTELRYIVTLAQEQHFGHAAERCHVSQPTLSVGVKKLEDELGVLIFERSKSAVRLTPVGEGIVAQAQKVLEQAQGIRELAQAGKNQLTAPLKVGAIYTVGPYLFPHLIPQLHRVAPQMPLYIEENFTHILRDKLRNGELDAVIIALPFNEADVLTLPLYDEPFYVLMPSEHPWTKKQTIDSSLLNDKSLLLLGEGHCFRDQVLEACPTLTKGSDGAKHTTVESSSLETIRHMVASGLGVSILPLSAVHSHHYAPGVLEVRPLSPPAPFRTVAIAWRASFPRPKAIEILADSIRLCSVAKPSASQ
- the recG gene encoding ATP-dependent DNA helicase RecG; translated protein: MPELSQVSVTALKGVGEAMAEKLAKVGLENLQDVLFHLPLRYQDRTRVVPIGALRPGQDAVIEGVVSGTDVVMGKRRSLLVRLGDGTGVLSLRFYHFSNAQKEGLKRGTHLRCYGEARPGASGLEIYHPEYRALTGDEPAPVEQTLTPIYPTTEGLTQQRLRQLCQQSLAMLGPRSLPDWLPPELARDYQLAPLDDAIRYLHHPPADADVDELAEGQHWAQHRLAFEELLTHQLSQQRLRESLRAQRAPALPKATHLPAQYLANLGFAPTGAQQRVGNEIAYDLSQPEPMLRLVQGDVGAGKTVVAALAALQALEAGYQVALMAPTEILAEQHFITFKRWLEPLGIEVAWLAGKLKGKARASALEQIAGGAPMVVGTHALFQEEVKFKNLALAIIDEQHRFGVQQRLALRQKGVGGQLCPHQLIMTATPIPRTLAMSAYADLDTSILDELPPGRTPVNTVLVADSRRFEVVERVRAACAEGRQAYWVCTLIEESEELTCQAAETTFEELGSALGELRVGLIHGRLKPAEKAAIMAEFKQGNLQLLVATTVIEVGVDVPNASLMIIENPERLGLAQLHQLRGRVGRGSAVSHCVLLYHPPLSQIGRERLGIMRETNDGFIIAEKDLELRGPGEMLGTRQTGLLQFKVADLMRDADLLPAVRDAAQTLLARWPGHVSPLLERWLRHGQQYGQV
- a CDS encoding aminoacyl-tRNA deacylase and HDOD domain-containing protein; protein product: MTEVALDTAIPHAPPVIRLLLEKLGIAYGEVLDHPNLLPERKVQAVLLDDAVGALMVLFAQNQLLDLNRLTELTGRKLAAVPLDRLKLMLDKHGLKLLPGIPALTSSPCLYEESLLKPEKLLIHSGEAGLLLEIERDDFKKMLSKASAGSFGEPLSSIRPNLDRPIDDRDEITQAVQAFTARRIQQRLESTIEIPPLAETAQKIIKLRVDPNATIDDITGVVETDPALAAQVVSWAASPYYASPGKIRSVEDAIVRVLGFDLVINLALGLALGKTLSLPKDHPQDTTPYWQQSIYTAAVIEGLTRAMPRAERPEAGLTYLAGLLHNFGYLLLAHVFPPHFSLICRHLEVNPHLCHSYVEQHLLGISREQIGAWLMRYWDMPEELSTALRFQHDPYYAGDHAAFPNLVCLAVRLLRTRGIGSGPDESIPDELLERLNISREKAADVVNKVLEAEALLRELASQFNHH
- a CDS encoding helicase; the encoded protein is MKFRFLLWAMGLLMAKASRKNPAFQQQLADKDLVFQLQTLDGKVARHFIVKDMRIGSRSGTHPQPAFAIAFKDSAYGFATLQAKNKQLAFMQGIQEKNIQIKGNPALVIWFQGLMKYLKPKKKA
- a CDS encoding HU family DNA-binding protein, whose protein sequence is MRKPELAAAIAEKADLTKEQANRVLNAVLEEITGALHRKDSVTLVGFGTFLQRHRGARTGKNPQTGEPVKIKASNTVAFKPGKSLKDSVNP